The proteins below are encoded in one region of Thermoflexus hugenholtzii JAD2:
- a CDS encoding ABC transporter ATP-binding protein, whose translation MASVAFEHVTKQFGNVVAVKDLTLYIPDGEFLVLVGPSGCGKTTTLRLLAGLEEVTQGRIYIGDRDVTEVPPKDRNIAMVFQSYALYPHMNVYDNIAFGLRMRKVPKPEIERRVREAARMLEIEHLLDRKPRQLSGGQRQRVAVARAIVRDPAVFLFDEPLSNLDAKLRVQTRAELIKLHQRLGTTFVYVTHDQVEAMTMGTRIAVMKDGVLQQVDTPQNLYERPDNLFVAGFIGSPPMNFFEARLVPEGEGLWVDTGAFRVPVPPDRVPVYRPHVGRRVIFGLRPEHIYDPEFAPPLNHPAEVQARVDVRELMGSEVHLHLVADRQIFVARVDPRTHALVGNTIRVLFDMDRMHLFDAETERAIR comes from the coding sequence ATGGCGAGCGTGGCCTTTGAGCATGTCACTAAGCAGTTCGGGAACGTGGTCGCGGTGAAGGACCTGACCCTTTACATCCCGGACGGCGAGTTCCTGGTGCTGGTCGGCCCCTCCGGTTGCGGCAAGACGACCACCCTGCGGCTGCTGGCTGGGTTGGAGGAGGTCACCCAGGGGCGGATTTACATCGGGGATCGGGACGTGACGGAGGTTCCCCCCAAAGATCGCAACATCGCCATGGTCTTTCAGTCCTACGCCCTCTATCCCCACATGAACGTCTACGACAACATCGCCTTCGGCCTGCGCATGCGCAAGGTCCCCAAGCCGGAGATCGAGCGCCGGGTGCGGGAGGCGGCCCGCATGCTGGAGATCGAGCATCTGCTGGACCGCAAGCCGCGGCAGCTCTCCGGTGGGCAGCGCCAGCGGGTGGCCGTGGCCCGGGCCATCGTCCGCGACCCGGCGGTTTTCCTCTTCGACGAGCCCCTCTCCAACCTGGACGCCAAGCTCCGGGTCCAGACGCGGGCGGAGCTGATCAAGCTGCACCAGCGGCTGGGGACCACCTTTGTGTATGTGACCCACGATCAGGTCGAGGCCATGACCATGGGCACCCGCATCGCGGTGATGAAGGATGGGGTGCTCCAGCAGGTCGACACGCCCCAGAACCTTTACGAGCGGCCCGACAACCTGTTCGTGGCCGGGTTCATCGGCTCGCCGCCCATGAACTTCTTCGAGGCCCGCCTGGTGCCGGAGGGCGAAGGCCTGTGGGTGGACACGGGGGCTTTCCGCGTCCCGGTCCCGCCGGATCGGGTGCCCGTCTATCGGCCCCATGTGGGCCGGCGGGTGATCTTCGGGCTGCGGCCGGAGCACATCTACGACCCCGAGTTCGCGCCGCCCCTCAACCATCCGGCGGAGGTGCAGGCTCGGGTGGACGTGCGGGAGCTGATGGGCAGCGAGGTCCATCTGCACCTGGTGGCCGACCGCCAGATCTTCGTCGCCCGTGTCGATCCGCGAACCCACGCCCTGGTCGGGAACACCATCCGCGTCCTCTTCGATATGGACCGCATGCACCTCTTCGACGCGGAGACCGAGCGGGCGATCCGGTAA